Proteins from a single region of Streptomyces spinoverrucosus:
- a CDS encoding ALF repeat-containing protein, protein MKLTSRRKRRQGGRISALSLMLCTAVVGTAWGESASAAEVGLPENARPQVLDAWQLGGRAVRTEAEAALAGTNDDLKAFLDSGLQRARTEDERTAVVAVLNTAERPAPHIAQVMAGHQDINVTFGYKAVYPDEAVQAHLALLARRRAMRPTDEYRVPTDEEWTEALGHFERSKASIGTCGSSFSTPPSTNTPASAARCSDPTRPTRPSGAAPRQPSRPHRGGRARRLARRG, encoded by the coding sequence ATGAAACTGACCAGCCGCCGGAAAAGGCGGCAGGGCGGCCGCATATCTGCCCTTTCTTTGATGCTTTGCACGGCCGTCGTCGGCACGGCATGGGGTGAGTCCGCGTCAGCCGCCGAGGTGGGTCTGCCGGAGAACGCCCGCCCCCAAGTCCTCGACGCCTGGCAGCTCGGTGGCCGCGCGGTCCGCACCGAGGCCGAGGCCGCGCTCGCCGGGACCAATGACGACCTCAAGGCCTTCCTCGACTCCGGCCTTCAGCGCGCCCGCACGGAGGACGAGCGCACCGCCGTGGTGGCGGTCCTCAACACCGCCGAGCGGCCTGCCCCGCACATTGCCCAGGTCATGGCCGGACACCAGGACATCAACGTCACCTTCGGCTACAAGGCGGTCTATCCAGACGAGGCCGTCCAAGCCCACCTGGCCCTCCTGGCCCGTCGACGAGCCATGCGGCCAACCGATGAATACCGCGTCCCGACCGACGAGGAGTGGACCGAAGCCCTCGGCCACTTCGAGCGGAGCAAGGCCTCCATCGGCACCTGCGGCAGCTCGTTCAGCACCCCCCCATCCACGAACACGCCTGCGTCCGCTGCCCGATGCTCTGACCCGACCCGCCCAACGCGACCATCTGGTGCAGCTCCGCGACAACCTTCACGCCCGCATCGCGGAGGCCGAGCGCGAAGGCTGGCTCGGCGAGGTTGA
- a CDS encoding bifunctional serine/threonine-protein kinase/ABC transporter substrate-binding protein, whose product MERLLPSDPSVIGGHRLAGRLGAGGMGVVYLARLPHGAWCALKVIRAEYADDPGLRARFRREAELATGLTARWTVPVVGADAEAREPWLATAYVPGPSLAEAVALHGPWPEAQLRGLGSALAEALDGVHTAGLVHRDVKPANVLLAADGPRLIDFGIARAVGATALTADGSVVGSPGYLSPEQARGRTVGPPSDVFSLGCVLAHTATGRPPFGTGGAAGVLYRTVHEEPDVDGVPEGLDRLIRRCLAKQPELRPSARELLDEFGEFGDFAADSWLPEGLPALVAVRAARVLDLPVPEPTVLSGPAPVEPAEAAEAPPSPTRRRLLVAGAALGVTAAGGLGAWWRWGPGNATANTGSARRTRHVVALLGSPDDALHQHQARGARLAVEQHNKDARRTVDLVLGTADDQGTAAGSAAAAARLAADPAVSVVIATGGNVTAPVALRPCTDAGLTVLFTRADTEDLNNVLTTTGLVLRPTQTLGPPAVLRYLNRVVKPARTVIVHDLATEKESLTVIRIATVHGKLDGETVVEDVAADADFTAAARRIAARPQDAVLFGGVRPDRAAACARALRDAGHRGARVAGEHVLGAPFLAVGEDWRIGAGYTDASADPRTKAFAAAFRARHGQAPGPWAAEAYDAVRFAAQGLASLGDDDRRALRAVLLRRPWQGITRRIAFDAVWQYFKAEEDAGAFLYRVTGGAARLVARSDDIGKET is encoded by the coding sequence ATGGAACGGCTTCTGCCGTCCGATCCCTCGGTGATCGGCGGGCACCGGCTCGCGGGGCGGCTCGGCGCGGGCGGCATGGGCGTCGTCTACCTGGCGCGCTTGCCGCACGGCGCCTGGTGCGCGCTGAAGGTGATCCGCGCCGAGTACGCCGACGACCCCGGCTTACGCGCCCGGTTCCGCCGTGAGGCCGAACTCGCCACGGGTCTTACGGCGCGGTGGACGGTGCCGGTCGTCGGGGCGGACGCCGAGGCGCGTGAGCCGTGGCTTGCCACGGCCTACGTGCCCGGCCCGTCCCTGGCCGAGGCCGTCGCCCTGCACGGGCCATGGCCCGAGGCGCAGCTGCGCGGCCTGGGCAGCGCGCTGGCCGAGGCGCTGGACGGGGTGCACACGGCCGGGCTGGTCCACCGGGACGTCAAGCCCGCGAACGTGCTCCTGGCCGCGGACGGGCCGCGCCTGATCGACTTCGGGATCGCGCGGGCCGTCGGCGCGACCGCGCTCACCGCGGACGGCTCCGTCGTCGGCTCACCCGGCTATCTCTCGCCCGAGCAGGCCCGCGGGCGCACCGTGGGCCCGCCCAGCGACGTCTTCTCGCTCGGCTGTGTCCTCGCCCATACGGCCACCGGCCGGCCCCCGTTCGGCACCGGTGGCGCTGCGGGCGTGCTGTACCGGACCGTGCACGAGGAACCCGACGTGGACGGCGTACCGGAGGGCCTCGACCGGCTCATCCGGCGGTGTCTGGCCAAGCAACCGGAACTGCGCCCCAGCGCGCGTGAACTCCTCGACGAGTTCGGCGAGTTCGGCGACTTCGCCGCGGACAGTTGGCTCCCCGAAGGGCTGCCCGCCCTGGTCGCCGTCCGGGCCGCACGCGTCCTCGACCTGCCCGTGCCCGAACCGACCGTGCTCTCCGGGCCCGCCCCCGTCGAGCCGGCCGAAGCCGCTGAGGCCCCGCCCTCACCCACCCGGCGACGGCTGCTCGTCGCGGGAGCCGCGCTCGGCGTCACCGCGGCGGGAGGACTCGGAGCGTGGTGGCGGTGGGGCCCCGGCAACGCGACCGCGAACACCGGCTCCGCCCGGCGGACCCGCCACGTGGTCGCGCTGCTCGGCAGCCCGGACGACGCCCTCCACCAGCACCAGGCGCGCGGCGCCCGCCTCGCCGTCGAGCAGCACAACAAGGACGCCCGGCGCACCGTCGACCTCGTGCTGGGCACCGCCGACGACCAGGGCACCGCGGCGGGCTCGGCCGCGGCGGCCGCCCGGCTGGCCGCCGACCCGGCGGTGTCCGTGGTGATCGCCACGGGCGGGAACGTGACCGCGCCGGTGGCCCTGCGCCCGTGCACGGACGCCGGGCTGACCGTTCTGTTCACCCGCGCGGACACCGAGGATCTCAACAACGTGCTGACGACCACCGGGCTCGTGCTGCGCCCCACCCAGACCCTCGGCCCGCCCGCGGTACTGCGCTATCTGAACCGGGTCGTCAAACCGGCCCGCACGGTGATCGTGCACGACCTGGCCACCGAGAAGGAGAGCCTCACCGTGATCCGTATCGCCACCGTCCACGGCAAGCTCGACGGCGAGACCGTGGTGGAGGACGTCGCCGCGGACGCGGACTTCACCGCCGCCGCCCGCCGTATCGCCGCCCGGCCCCAGGACGCCGTCCTCTTCGGCGGGGTACGGCCCGATCGCGCCGCGGCCTGTGCCCGCGCGCTGCGGGACGCGGGCCACCGGGGCGCCCGGGTCGCGGGGGAGCACGTCCTCGGTGCGCCCTTTCTCGCAGTCGGCGAGGACTGGCGGATCGGCGCGGGCTACACCGACGCGAGTGCCGACCCCCGTACCAAGGCGTTCGCCGCCGCGTTCCGTGCCCGGCACGGACAGGCGCCCGGCCCCTGGGCGGCCGAGGCGTACGACGCCGTCCGGTTCGCCGCCCAAGGGCTCGCCTCCCTCGGTGACGACGACCGGCGCGCCCTGCGCGCGGTACTGCTGCGCCGCCCCTGGCAGGGCATCACCCGACGCATCGCCTTCGATGCCGTGTGGCAGTACTTCAAGGCCGAGGAGGACGCCGGCGCGTTCCTGTACCGCGTGACCGGAGGAGCCGCCCGCCTCGTGGCACGCTCCGACGACATCGGTAAGGAGACGTGA
- a CDS encoding bifunctional serine/threonine-protein kinase/ABC transporter substrate-binding protein, protein MSESLRSSDPSRIAGFRLLRRLGAGGMGVVYLGRTDAGALAAVKVIRGESAGDVDFRARFAREVELARRVDNPWVVPVLDADAEAREQWLATAFVPGPALSEAVVAHGPLPTRAVGVLGGLLAEALAAVHTAGLVHRDVKPGNVLLVPDGPRLIDFGIARAAGDTALTASGLVVGTPGFLAPEQAEGRPASPASDVFALGCVLAYAATGTPPFGTGTPDALLYRTVHDEPELGDVEGELRTLMERCLAKDPDARPTADEMRRLLAQDAPDGSGDWLPDPVARMVAARAAEGLALPDIEPTIVDETDAQDPADAPVRHPGRRRLLLAGGALLLAGGGTGAAVWATGDDGKEPSSGSGGRPVYVLGVHTAAGSADTAVSRACERAARLAVAEHNASPKRLYDLKAQVRADRGDADSARQVALAFTADRDVVAVLGPVAEIPMQAAASVYAEAGLTHVSSTTGLQDYFATSPKTSFQSGASHLALGTWIAFHALASGQVAPAGVVIDRAGGSIVQDQGPPLVTGWRDTLGTEILPRVVAEGTNDSPRAIRDLLDAGVGDFVYLGPLDATVRAAEELAAAGFTGPRWMQHRLYGSDFPRLAAAAGEGWYVVTSAVDPSVLTTRQAKDFTTAWRGRYGGAPEPYATEAYDSVRMLLAEFARTVPAGARRRPVRAELAERLAKAKYKGIARTYTFGEYHHYDNTGEGWAAQTFVHQVRDGRFQQLGSLADLNGAATAQS, encoded by the coding sequence GTGAGCGAATCGTTGCGGTCCTCCGACCCGTCCCGCATCGCCGGGTTCCGGCTGCTGCGGCGGCTCGGCGCGGGTGGCATGGGCGTCGTCTACCTCGGGCGCACCGACGCCGGCGCCCTCGCCGCGGTCAAGGTGATCCGGGGGGAGAGCGCCGGTGACGTCGACTTCCGGGCGCGGTTCGCGCGGGAGGTGGAGCTGGCGCGGCGGGTGGACAACCCCTGGGTGGTGCCCGTCCTGGACGCGGACGCGGAGGCACGCGAGCAGTGGCTGGCCACCGCGTTCGTCCCCGGACCCGCCCTGTCCGAGGCGGTCGTGGCGCACGGCCCGCTGCCGACGCGTGCCGTCGGCGTCCTCGGCGGGCTGCTGGCCGAGGCGCTGGCCGCGGTGCACACCGCCGGCCTGGTCCACCGGGACGTCAAGCCGGGCAACGTCCTGCTCGTGCCGGACGGTCCTCGCCTGATCGACTTCGGCATCGCGCGCGCGGCGGGCGACACGGCGCTCACCGCGTCCGGGCTCGTGGTCGGTACGCCCGGATTCCTCGCCCCGGAGCAGGCCGAGGGGCGGCCCGCGTCGCCCGCGAGCGATGTCTTCGCGCTGGGCTGTGTCCTGGCGTACGCCGCGACCGGGACCCCGCCGTTCGGCACCGGGACGCCGGACGCACTGCTGTACCGCACCGTCCACGACGAGCCCGAACTCGGCGATGTGGAGGGCGAGTTGCGGACTCTGATGGAGCGCTGCCTGGCCAAGGACCCCGACGCCCGGCCCACGGCCGACGAAATGCGGCGGCTGCTCGCCCAGGACGCTCCGGACGGCTCCGGCGACTGGCTTCCCGATCCCGTCGCCCGGATGGTCGCCGCGCGGGCGGCCGAGGGCCTCGCTCTGCCCGACATCGAGCCCACGATCGTGGACGAGACGGACGCCCAGGACCCCGCGGACGCTCCCGTCCGGCACCCCGGCCGGCGCCGCCTGCTGCTCGCCGGTGGTGCGCTGTTGCTCGCGGGCGGCGGGACGGGAGCGGCGGTGTGGGCGACCGGGGACGACGGCAAGGAGCCGTCCTCCGGGAGCGGTGGGCGTCCCGTGTACGTCCTGGGCGTCCACACGGCGGCCGGCTCGGCCGACACCGCCGTCAGCCGGGCCTGCGAACGCGCCGCGCGCCTGGCCGTCGCCGAGCACAACGCCTCGCCGAAGCGGCTCTACGACCTGAAGGCGCAGGTCCGCGCCGACCGGGGCGACGCGGACTCCGCCCGGCAGGTGGCCCTCGCGTTCACCGCCGACCGCGATGTCGTCGCCGTGCTGGGACCGGTCGCCGAGATCCCCATGCAGGCGGCCGCGTCCGTCTACGCCGAGGCGGGGCTGACCCATGTGTCCAGCACCACGGGCTTGCAGGACTACTTCGCGACGTCGCCGAAGACGTCGTTCCAGAGCGGCGCCTCGCATCTCGCGCTCGGCACCTGGATCGCGTTCCACGCCCTGGCGAGCGGCCAGGTGGCGCCGGCCGGTGTCGTCATCGACCGGGCCGGCGGCTCGATCGTGCAGGACCAGGGCCCCCCACTGGTCACGGGCTGGCGCGACACCCTCGGCACGGAAATCCTTCCCCGCGTCGTGGCGGAGGGGACGAACGACAGCCCGCGGGCGATCCGTGACCTGCTCGACGCCGGTGTCGGCGACTTCGTGTACCTGGGCCCTCTGGACGCCACCGTGCGCGCGGCCGAGGAACTGGCCGCGGCCGGATTCACCGGGCCGCGCTGGATGCAGCACCGGCTGTACGGCTCGGACTTCCCGCGCCTCGCGGCCGCCGCGGGCGAGGGCTGGTACGTGGTCACCTCGGCCGTGGACCCCTCCGTACTGACGACGCGGCAGGCCAAGGACTTCACCACGGCCTGGCGGGGGCGCTATGGCGGCGCTCCGGAGCCGTATGCCACCGAGGCGTACGACAGTGTGCGGATGCTGCTCGCCGAGTTCGCCCGCACGGTCCCGGCCGGAGCCCGTCGCAGGCCGGTCCGGGCCGAGTTGGCCGAGCGGCTGGCGAAGGCGAAGTACAAGGGCATCGCCCGGACGTACACCTTCGGCGAGTATCACCACTACGACAACACCGGGGAGGGCTGGGCGGCCCAGACCTTCGTCCACCAGGTCCGCGACGGGCGCTTCCAGCAGCTGGGTTCGCTCGCCGACCTCAACGGCGCGGCCACGGCGCAGAGCTGA
- a CDS encoding transposase: protein MAGHVVPEHAARRGPATAEPQVLRHRLPDVGARLTHRGRRLRLRMSATRPWRRELATASHRLAALRRPTG from the coding sequence ATGGCAGGGCATGTAGTCCCGGAACACGCAGCCCGCCGGGGACCGGCCACCGCCGAGCCGCAGGTGCTGCGCCACCGACTGCCGGACGTCGGCGCCCGCCTCACCCACCGCGGTCGGCGTCTGCGCTTGCGGATGTCGGCGACCCGGCCCTGGAGACGCGAACTGGCCACGGCTTCCCACCGCCTTGCCGCACTGCGCCGTCCTACCGGCTGA
- a CDS encoding UbiX family flavin prenyltransferase: MPRRMIVGMTGVTGAVFGIELLRRLRQQPEVETHLVLSPSARTTVRLETGLSAHEVTDLADATYAWNDRRAPISSGSLRVDAMVIAPCSLKTLAGICAGCAEGLIHRAADAMLKEGRRLVLVARDPLSESHLENMLALSRMGARIVPPVSAFYNQPETIGDPVSHVVVRVLDQLDIRVPSAQRGNGMPHSPL; encoded by the coding sequence ATGCCACGGAGAATGATCGTGGGTATGACAGGGGTGACCGGGGCCGTGTTCGGTATCGAATTGCTGCGCAGATTGCGGCAGCAGCCGGAGGTGGAGACCCATCTGGTGTTGTCCCCGTCGGCCAGGACGACCGTACGGCTGGAGACCGGATTGTCGGCGCACGAGGTCACCGATCTCGCGGATGCGACGTACGCGTGGAACGACCGACGTGCGCCTATCTCGTCGGGGTCGTTGCGGGTGGACGCCATGGTCATCGCACCGTGCAGCTTGAAGACGCTGGCTGGAATATGCGCCGGCTGTGCCGAGGGGCTCATTCACCGAGCGGCCGACGCGATGCTCAAGGAGGGGCGCCGGCTGGTACTCGTGGCACGGGACCCGCTCAGCGAGAGCCACCTGGAGAACATGCTGGCGCTCTCGCGCATGGGGGCGAGGATCGTCCCGCCGGTGTCGGCGTTCTACAACCAGCCCGAGACGATCGGGGACCCGGTCAGCCATGTCGTCGTCCGCGTTCTGGACCAGTTGGACATTCGTGTGCCGTCGGCACAGCGCGGGAACGGCATGCCCCATTCCCCACTCTGA